In Zonotrichia leucophrys gambelii isolate GWCS_2022_RI unplaced genomic scaffold, RI_Zleu_2.0 Scaffold_70_233381, whole genome shotgun sequence, the following are encoded in one genomic region:
- the LOC135460632 gene encoding olfactory receptor 14C36-like — MSNSSSISHFLLLALADTRQLQLLHFCLLLGISLAALLGNGLIISAVACGHHLHTPMFFFLLNLALSDLGSICTTVPKAMHNSLWDTRDISYSGCVAQVSLIFFFLATDFFLLTIMCYDRYVSICKPLHYGTLLGSRACAHMAAAAWASGFVNALMHTANTFSLPLCHGNVLGQFFCEIPQILKLSCSKSHLREFGLLAVSACLSLGCFVFIVFTYVQIFRAVLRIPSEQGRHKGFSTCLPHLAVVSLFVSTGTFAYLKPPSMSSPSLDLALSVLYSVVPPALNPLIYSLRNQELKAAVWTLMTR; from the coding sequence atgtccaacagcagctccatcagccacttcctcctgctggcattggcagacacgcggcagctgcagctcctgcacttctgcctcttgctgggcatctccctggctgccctcctgggcaacggcctcatcatcagcgccgtagcctgcggccaccacctgcacacacccatgttcttcttcctgctcaacctggccctcagcgacctgggctccatctgcaccactgtccccaaagccatgcacaattccctctgggacaccagagacatctcctactcaggatgCGTTGCCCAAGtctctctgattttcttttttcttgcaacagattttttcctcctgaccatcatgtgctatgaccgctacgtgtccatctgcaaacccctgcactatgggaccctcctgggcagcagagcttgtgcccacatggcagcagctgcctgggccagtggtTTTGTcaatgctctcatgcacacagccaatacattttccctgcccctgtgccatggcaatgtcctgggccagttcttctgtgaaatcccgcagatcctcaagctctcctgctccaaatcccaccTCAGGGAATTTGGGCTGCTTGCTGTTAGTGCCTGTTTATCAttgggttgttttgtgttcattgttttcacCTATGtacagatcttcagggctgtgctgaggatcccctctgagcagggacggcacaaaggCTTTTctacctgcctccctcacctggctgtggtctccctgtttgtcagcactggcacatttgcctacctgaagcctccctccatgtcctccccatccctggatctggccctgtcagttctgtactcagtggtgcctccagccctgaaccccctcatctacagcctgaggaaccaggagctcaaggctgcagtgtggacactGATGACTAGATAG
- the LOC135460635 gene encoding LOW QUALITY PROTEIN: oocyte zinc finger protein XlCOF15-like (The sequence of the model RefSeq protein was modified relative to this genomic sequence to represent the inferred CDS: substituted 1 base at 1 genomic stop codon) produces MRSAASASKTRPADAAATPGDPVSACPGSPAHGFTGFPACEGGQSFCQSSELVFHEQLYDGEEPHKCLEYGKSFRQSSTRISHQMIHTGEWPYKCGECGKSFSCSSALIRHQHIHTGARPXECPQCQKKFRTSSNLLQHQRMHTEERPFLCPDCGKGFKCKSSLITHQRIHIGERPYECPECGKRFRISSNLLHHKRIHTGERPFSCPECGKGFKHNSNLVTHRRIHNRERPYKCPQCGKSFIQSSALTSHQRRHR; encoded by the exons ATGCGCAG cgccGCGTCCGCCTCCAAGACCCGCCCCGCCGACGCGGCCGCCACTCCAGGTGATCCTGTCTCCGCCTGTCCAGGCAGTCCTGCCCACGGCTTCACCGGCTTCCCCGCCTGC gaaggtggacagagcttctGCCAGAGCTCAGAACTGGTGTTCCATGAGCAACTTTATGATGGGGAGgagccccacaagtgcttggagtatgggaagagcttcaggcagagcagcacccgGATtagccaccagatgatccacaccgGGGAATGGCCCTAcaagtgtggggaatgtgggaaaagcttcagctgcagctctgccctcatcAGGCACCAACACATCCACACTGGGGCGAGGCCCTaggagtgtccccagtgtcagaagaAGTTTCGgaccagctccaatctcctccagcaccagcggATGCACACTGAGGAGAGGCCTTTCCTCTGCCCTGACTGTGGTAAGGGCTTCAAGTGCAAGTCCAGCCTCATcacccaccaacgcatccacatcggggagaggccctatgaaTGTCccgagtgtgggaagaggtttcggatcagctccaatctcctccaCCACAAGCGAATTCACACTGGCGAGAGGCCCTTCAGCTGCCCtgaatgtgggaagggcttcaagcacaactccaaCCTGGTcacccaccggcgcatccacaatagggagaggccctacaagtgtccccagtgtgggaagagcttcatcCAGAGCTCTGCCTTGACCAGTCACCAACGGAGGCACCGGTAA